The following proteins are co-located in the Nerophis ophidion isolate RoL-2023_Sa linkage group LG04, RoL_Noph_v1.0, whole genome shotgun sequence genome:
- the LOC133551887 gene encoding uncharacterized protein LOC133551887: protein MILLGPSLCLPLQATVQELFLVARDANAIPDISLDPVLTTFLSLDSSAALQHQYASLQRGMNDQQQEAFGLRLNRELGGDRVSGGGVGVVALALSLLLDHVAQQVRRNTSSTEADRSPVTTKKIFGISAASRIGLITKTYLSLIPAIANDVDTVAETTEIYDNWLKLEMLDHFHRMNAKKRMSSVAMQQWLTGAAVHLHMRIHQVRLHSVPPGSAESLRLSYKTALNRLVQGYTVYLYRNVQETAPSAPRDQRTNETCSSPLTFSSNSTACKSDESASPEGHEDDDRGARRGLLVMEGGRNVSHDVQHHPCESPAIQRALVLRIINAQDLEQSRNVFLYPKKVFYRLVGQKEDFQLRAN, encoded by the exons ATGATCCTGCTGGGCCCCAGTCTCTGCCTTCCGTTGCAGGCCACCGTCCAGGAGCTCTTCCTGGTGGCGCGAGACGCCAACGCCATCCCGGACATCTCCTTGGATCCCGTCCTCACCACTTTCCTGTCGTTGGACTCGTCGGCGGCGCTGCAGCACCAGTACGCCTCCTTGCAGCGCGGCATGAACGACCAGCAACAGGAAGCGTTCGGCCTCCGCCTGAACCGAGAGTTAGGGGGCGACAGGGTCAGCGGCGGCGGCGTGGGTGTTGTCGCTCTGGCCCTGTCCTTACTGCTGGACCACGTCGCCCAGCAG GTCCGACGCAACACCTCTTCAACCGAAGCCGACCGATCGCCCGTGACAACCAAGAAGATTTTTGGCATCAGCGCTGCTTCACGAATCGGCCTGATTACCAAAACCTACCTCAGCTTGATCCCCGCAATTGCAAATGACGTCGACACCGTGGCCGAGACCACCGAGATCTACGACAACTGGCTCAAGCTGGAGATGCTGGATCATTTCCACCGGATGAACGCCAAAAAGAGGATGAGCTCCGTGGCTATGCAGCAGTGGTTGACAGGAGCTGCCGTTCATCTGCACATGAGGATCCACCAG GTTCGGCTTCATTCGGTGCCTCCAGGCTCAGCGGAGTCCCTCCGTTTGTCTTACAAGACGGCGCTGAATCGCCTGGTGCAGGGCTACACGGTCTACCTTTACAGGAACGTTCAGGAGACTGCACCTTCAGCGCCACGGGACCAACGGACCAACGAGACCTGCTCCAGTCCACTGACTTTCAGCTCAAACAGCACAGCTTGTAAGAGTGATGAGTCGGCGTCCCCGGAAGGCCATGAAGATGACGATAGAGGCGCCAGGCGGGGTCTACTGGTCATGGAGGGCGGGAGGAACGTCAGTCATGACGTGCAGCATCACCCGTGCGAGTCTCCCGCCATACAACGAGCTTTGGTGCTGCGCATCATCAATGCACAAGACCTGGAACAGAGcagaaatgtttttttgtatccCAAGAAGGTCTTCTACCGCCTTGTTGGGCAGAAGGAAGACTTTCAGTTGAGGGCAAACTAG